In the Sinorhizobium arboris LMG 14919 genome, one interval contains:
- the cobF gene encoding precorrin-6A synthase (deacetylating), giving the protein MRHILIIGIGAGNPEHMTVQAINALNGADVLFIPTKGASKTELAEVRREICARYVTRSDSRTVEFAVPVRRSEGRSYTKSVDDWHASIAATYESLLTSELAEGQTGAFLVWGDPMLYDSTIRIVERVKARGRVAFDFGVIPGITSLQALCASHRIPLNLVGKPVEITTGRRLAETFPHKNETAVVMLDGEQAFQKIEDPDAEIYWGAYLGTPDEIVISGRLAEVKEQIIEARAAARERVGWIMDIYLLRKGADFEE; this is encoded by the coding sequence ATGCGGCACATCCTGATCATCGGTATCGGCGCGGGTAACCCCGAGCATATGACCGTTCAGGCGATCAATGCGCTGAACGGAGCCGATGTGCTCTTCATTCCGACAAAAGGGGCGAGCAAGACGGAACTCGCCGAGGTGCGCCGCGAGATATGCGCCCGATACGTGACGCGGAGCGACAGCCGTACCGTGGAATTCGCCGTGCCGGTCCGCCGCAGCGAAGGCCGCAGCTACACGAAGAGCGTGGACGATTGGCATGCGAGCATCGCCGCCACCTACGAGTCGCTGCTGACGAGCGAGCTTGCCGAAGGGCAGACCGGCGCCTTCCTCGTCTGGGGCGATCCGATGCTCTATGACAGCACGATCCGCATTGTCGAGAGGGTGAAGGCGCGCGGGCGGGTCGCCTTCGATTTCGGCGTGATCCCGGGCATCACCAGCCTGCAGGCGCTCTGTGCCAGCCATCGCATACCGTTGAACCTCGTCGGCAAGCCGGTGGAGATCACCACCGGCCGGCGACTCGCCGAAACCTTCCCGCACAAAAACGAAACGGCCGTCGTCATGCTCGACGGGGAGCAGGCGTTCCAGAAGATCGAGGATCCGGATGCCGAGATCTATTGGGGCGCCTATCTAGGCACGCCTGACGAGATCGTCATTTCAGGGCGCCTCGCCGAGGTGAAAGAGCAGATTATCGAAGCACGGGCCGCGGCGCGCGAGCGGGTGGGCTGGATCATGGATATCTATCTGCTGCGTAAGGGTGCCGATTTCGAAGAGTGA